A genomic window from Ruminiclostridium cellulolyticum H10 includes:
- the yabG gene encoding sporulation peptidase YabG, with translation MTKFHIGDVVTRRSYGGDILFKVVNIKTNFNGSESYVLRGLSYRIEADSQADDLVKQDARTAYTRAINELDRVKKSIDCSVPVFKTFLSRIKHKPGRILHIDSAEDFMNECLDFYKKSKINCYGKWVSENRQPSVVKQYLKSYRPDILVLTGHDGLKKGASNFQSLDSYANSAYFIEAVRIARSYESDPDKLCIFAGACQSYFEAIMQAGANFASSPRRILINALDPAIVAQKVSVTDSSVILSPNSVIELTITGSAGIGGKDTRGQMR, from the coding sequence TTGACTAAATTTCATATAGGGGATGTTGTAACGAGAAGGTCTTATGGAGGAGACATACTGTTTAAAGTAGTAAACATAAAAACAAACTTTAACGGGTCGGAATCATATGTTTTAAGAGGCCTGTCTTACAGGATAGAAGCTGATTCGCAAGCAGATGACCTTGTTAAACAGGATGCGAGGACAGCATATACGAGGGCTATAAATGAACTTGATCGGGTTAAAAAAAGCATTGACTGTTCTGTACCTGTTTTCAAAACATTTCTTTCCAGAATCAAGCACAAACCGGGTAGAATATTACACATAGATTCGGCAGAGGATTTTATGAACGAGTGTCTTGATTTTTATAAGAAAAGCAAAATAAACTGTTATGGTAAATGGGTAAGTGAAAATAGGCAGCCATCAGTTGTAAAGCAGTATCTAAAATCATACAGGCCAGATATTCTGGTGTTGACGGGACATGATGGTTTGAAAAAGGGTGCCAGTAATTTCCAATCACTGGACAGCTATGCCAACTCAGCATACTTTATTGAAGCTGTGAGAATAGCAAGATCCTATGAGTCGGACCCGGATAAGTTATGTATATTTGCAGGAGCATGTCAGTCGTACTTTGAGGCAATTATGCAGGCGGGAGCCAATTTTGCCAGCTCACCCAGACGAATTCTGATAAATGCACTTGACCCTGCCATAGTTGCACAAAAGGTATCTGTTACAGACAGTTCTGTTATTCTTTCGCCTAATTCCGTAATAGAATTAACAATAACAGGGAGTGCCGGAATAGGCGGAAAAGATACAAGAGGGCAGATGAGATAA
- the recR gene encoding recombination mediator RecR has protein sequence MEYYAVPIAKLVEEFQKLPGIGHKSAQRLAFHVINLPMEKVQKLSESILEAKQKTRYCSVCSNLTDIDPCPLCSGTSRDKTVICVVQDPRDVVAMERTREFKGLYHVLHGAISPMQGIGPEEIRIKELITRLGSGDVKEVILATNPNVEGEATAMYISKLIKPLGVKATRIAHGIPVGGDLEYADEVTLAKALEGRREI, from the coding sequence ATGGAATATTATGCAGTTCCCATTGCTAAGCTGGTAGAGGAATTTCAGAAACTTCCGGGCATTGGACATAAGTCGGCACAGCGTCTGGCTTTTCATGTAATAAACTTGCCAATGGAAAAGGTTCAAAAGTTGTCCGAATCAATATTGGAAGCAAAGCAGAAAACCAGATACTGCTCTGTGTGCAGTAACCTTACTGATATTGATCCTTGCCCGCTGTGCAGCGGAACTTCTAGAGATAAAACGGTAATATGCGTAGTTCAGGATCCCCGTGATGTTGTAGCAATGGAGAGAACACGTGAATTCAAAGGTCTGTATCATGTTTTGCATGGTGCAATTTCTCCCATGCAGGGAATAGGGCCCGAGGAAATTCGTATAAAGGAATTGATAACAAGATTGGGAAGCGGAGATGTAAAAGAAGTAATTCTTGCAACCAATCCCAATGTTGAAGGCGAAGCAACTGCGATGTATATATCAAAACTCATAAAGCCTTTAGGAGTAAAAGCAACAAGAATAGCGCACGGCATACCTGTAGGCGGTGACCTGGAATATGCCGATGAGGTTACCCTTGCAAAAGCTCTAGAGGGCCGGCGTGAGATATAG
- a CDS encoding DUF350 domain-containing protein has product MLDYFIFFLKDLSFSFVILMVGFILGWVIYNNLVLRDVSLKDALFTKDNFATWIEFIGAFVFPVLYLSSHAIKGAASDNVFVDLAVCTGYTVFYVVILTVLRLMSKTIVSLINAEDGHGKVCLNKEICEQKNIGAALFSVTLSVIFVSLIKYIDFIAIIVDGVGAAILIKLLLFLVFVLIAIVCYSVVLRRKTTLFKELFIDNNAAAGIGLLGFVFAVQTIITGIIDAYASDFNLITVALVIAVCLVIYGILSVLFKKIFTAIVKVDVWNEIYEQNNVGAAVGQAALYVGIAMIIVNFIM; this is encoded by the coding sequence ATGTTGGATTATTTTATTTTTTTCTTGAAAGACTTATCATTTAGTTTTGTTATATTGATGGTAGGCTTTATATTGGGGTGGGTTATTTATAATAATCTGGTTCTGAGAGATGTTTCACTTAAAGATGCACTGTTTACTAAGGATAATTTTGCGACATGGATAGAGTTTATAGGGGCTTTTGTATTTCCAGTACTTTATCTTTCATCACATGCCATAAAGGGAGCTGCCAGTGATAATGTTTTTGTTGATTTGGCGGTTTGTACCGGATATACAGTTTTTTACGTAGTAATACTGACGGTATTAAGGCTGATGTCAAAAACCATAGTGAGCCTCATTAATGCAGAGGATGGACATGGCAAGGTGTGCCTGAATAAAGAAATATGTGAGCAGAAGAACATTGGTGCTGCCCTGTTTTCCGTTACTCTTTCGGTAATTTTTGTGTCACTGATAAAGTACATAGATTTCATAGCTATTATTGTTGATGGGGTAGGAGCGGCCATACTGATAAAGCTTCTGCTATTTTTAGTTTTTGTCCTGATTGCAATAGTGTGTTACAGTGTGGTTTTAAGAAGAAAGACCACTTTGTTCAAGGAACTATTCATAGACAATAATGCGGCTGCCGGTATTGGGCTTCTGGGTTTTGTTTTTGCTGTACAGACTATTATCACAGGAATAATTGACGCATATGCATCTGATTTTAATCTGATTACGGTAGCCTTGGTAATAGCTGTCTGTCTTGTGATATACGGTATATTATCCGTATTGTTTAAAAAGATTTTTACTGCCATAGTAAAGGTGGATGTATGGAATGAAATATACGAGCAGAATAATGTAGGAGCAGCAGTGGGACAGGCTGCACTTTACGTTGGAATTGCAATGATAATAGTAAATTTCATAATGTAA
- a CDS encoding heavy metal translocating P-type ATPase: MNKAKKVIIRIGAGTLLLIIAVVASFPSYLNLAFFVSAYLIIGGDVLWRALRNISHGQVFDENFLMSIATVGAFFVGEYPEAVSVMLFYQVGEMFQDFAVNRSRKSISALMDIRPDYANVKRNGELVTVDPEEVVINEVIVVKAGEKIPLDGKVLEGYSLVDTSALTGESVPREINTGSEVLSGCINLIGLLTIQVTKEFGESTVSKILDLVENASSKKAKRENFITRFARYYTPIVVIVAVTLAVVPPLLVPGATFSDWIYRALIFLVVSCPCALVISIPLGFFGGIGGASRLGILIKGGNYLEALAAAEVVVFDKTGTLTKGTFKVTEIHPVGISDSDLFELTAHAESYSNHPISQSLKNAFKSEIDNSRIKGVEEIPGYGVKAVVDEKTIYAGNSKLMDKIGAVYSQNKTVGTVVHVTISGIYSGYIVISDEIKEDSASAITRLKAFGINKTVLLTGDAKDVGESVGETLGLDEVYTELLPADKVNKVEKLIAEKSPKGNLIFAGDGINDAPVLSRADVGIAMGGLGSDAAIEAADVVIMNDEPSKIATAIAISKKTLRIVNQNIVLALGVKAIVLAMGAFGLSNLWEAVFADVGVSVIAILNSARALRVDKAFK, from the coding sequence ATGAATAAAGCAAAAAAAGTAATTATCCGTATAGGTGCAGGAACTTTGTTACTGATAATAGCGGTGGTTGCTTCGTTTCCATCCTATCTGAATCTTGCATTTTTTGTTTCAGCCTACCTTATTATAGGCGGAGATGTATTATGGAGGGCTCTTAGAAATATTTCACATGGCCAGGTATTTGATGAAAACTTTTTAATGAGTATTGCAACAGTGGGGGCATTTTTTGTAGGTGAGTACCCGGAAGCTGTTTCTGTAATGCTCTTTTATCAGGTCGGAGAAATGTTTCAGGATTTTGCTGTTAACCGTTCCAGGAAATCCATATCAGCACTGATGGATATACGTCCCGACTATGCTAATGTTAAGCGTAACGGCGAGCTTGTTACAGTAGATCCGGAAGAAGTTGTAATAAATGAGGTTATAGTTGTTAAAGCCGGTGAAAAAATACCTCTTGACGGTAAGGTTTTGGAAGGTTATTCCTTGGTAGATACTTCTGCCTTAACGGGTGAGTCTGTCCCAAGGGAAATTAATACTGGCAGTGAGGTACTCAGTGGATGTATAAATCTTATTGGTCTTCTCACAATCCAAGTTACCAAAGAGTTTGGGGAGTCTACTGTTTCCAAAATTCTTGATCTGGTGGAAAATGCAAGCAGCAAAAAAGCAAAACGTGAAAATTTCATTACCCGCTTTGCGAGGTATTACACTCCTATTGTAGTTATAGTGGCAGTTACCCTTGCTGTTGTGCCGCCTCTGCTTGTTCCGGGAGCAACCTTTAGTGATTGGATATACAGGGCATTGATTTTTCTTGTTGTTTCCTGTCCCTGTGCTCTCGTAATCTCAATACCTTTGGGTTTCTTCGGCGGGATTGGTGGAGCTTCAAGGTTGGGAATCCTCATAAAGGGCGGAAACTATCTTGAAGCTCTTGCTGCTGCTGAAGTGGTTGTTTTTGATAAAACAGGAACTCTAACAAAAGGAACCTTTAAAGTTACTGAAATTCATCCTGTAGGTATTTCAGATTCTGATTTGTTTGAGCTTACTGCTCATGCCGAAAGCTATTCCAACCACCCGATTTCTCAGTCTCTGAAAAATGCTTTTAAATCTGAAATTGATAATTCCAGGATTAAAGGTGTTGAAGAAATACCCGGGTATGGTGTTAAAGCAGTAGTAGACGAAAAAACCATTTATGCGGGCAATTCAAAGCTTATGGACAAAATAGGTGCTGTGTATTCCCAAAATAAAACAGTTGGAACCGTTGTTCATGTAACGATAAGTGGTATTTATTCCGGTTATATAGTTATATCAGACGAAATAAAGGAAGACTCTGCTTCTGCAATAACAAGGCTTAAAGCATTCGGAATAAATAAAACCGTATTGCTGACAGGAGATGCAAAGGACGTAGGTGAATCAGTCGGAGAAACCCTGGGGCTTGATGAGGTATACACAGAGCTTCTTCCCGCAGACAAGGTAAATAAGGTTGAAAAGCTTATTGCTGAAAAATCCCCAAAAGGCAATCTCATCTTTGCAGGTGACGGAATCAATGATGCTCCTGTGCTTTCAAGAGCTGATGTAGGTATTGCCATGGGAGGACTTGGTTCTGATGCCGCTATAGAAGCAGCTGATGTGGTCATTATGAATGATGAACCTTCTAAAATAGCCACTGCTATAGCTATTTCCAAAAAAACTCTCCGTATAGTTAACCAGAATATTGTTCTAGCTCTTGGGGTTAAGGCAATTGTTTTGGCAATGGGTGCCTTTGGTTTATCAAACCTCTGGGAGGCAGTATTTGCAGACGTTGGTGTATCTGTAATAGCAATTCTCAACTCTGCAAGAGCACTAAGAGTCGATAAAGCATTTAAATAG
- a CDS encoding heavy-metal-associated domain-containing protein: MKKIYRLNDLGCANCASKMEREINKLEGVNSATVNFISQKLIIDVVDESFEDIMTSVQKIIKKIEPDCTVKL, encoded by the coding sequence ATGAAAAAAATTTACAGACTTAACGATTTGGGTTGTGCAAACTGTGCTTCTAAAATGGAAAGAGAAATTAATAAATTGGAGGGTGTTAACAGTGCCACTGTTAACTTTATCAGCCAGAAGCTTATTATAGATGTAGTTGACGAAAGTTTTGAAGATATTATGACATCAGTTCAGAAAATTATAAAGAAAATCGAGCCTGACTGTACTGTAAAATTGTAA
- a CDS encoding ArsR/SmtB family transcription factor yields MAKEKELEKCDYICLHKDLIDQVLSHLPEETQLYDLAELFKVFGDTTRIKILYVLFQAEMCVCDIAQLLNMSQSAISHQLRILKQAKLAKSRRDGKTIFYSLSDSHVRSIIDQGFEHIVE; encoded by the coding sequence ATGGCTAAGGAAAAAGAGCTTGAAAAATGTGATTATATATGCCTTCATAAGGATTTAATAGACCAGGTTCTGTCTCATTTACCCGAAGAAACCCAGTTATATGATCTTGCAGAGCTTTTTAAAGTTTTCGGTGATACAACCAGAATCAAAATTTTGTATGTTCTTTTTCAGGCAGAAATGTGTGTGTGCGACATTGCACAACTGCTGAACATGAGTCAATCGGCTATTTCTCACCAGCTCCGTATACTAAAACAGGCAAAGCTGGCTAAATCAAGACGTGATGGAAAGACTATCTTTTATTCTTTGTCCGACTCTCATGTAAGATCAATAATCGACCAGGGTTTTGAACATATTGTAGAATAA
- the dnaX gene encoding DNA polymerase III subunit gamma/tau has product MSYTALYRKWRPLVFEDVVEQEHVVRTIKNTVKSGRIAHAYLFCGTRGTGKTTMAKIFARAINCINPKDGNPCNECEVCRGILDESILDVVEIDAASNNSVDNVREIRDEVVYAPSQARYKVYIIDEVHMLSSGAFNALLKTLEEPPGHVVFILATTDPHKLPATILSRCQRFDFKKITPAGIAERVKLIAQASGINIDDDGALLIARLADGALRDALSILDQCIAEGSTTITYQNVLDAIGIVSDDFISEIVDNIESKNVEGLVASVEMLSAEGRDILRFASDLVLYFRNLLICKLSKNPENILDVGKQYLDKMIAQSEAFTKERLIGIIKELSSFETQLKYALNQRVFLEVMLISISVGSYGQSGSDNNLLDRITNLESAVRTGATALGPSVKDRSSVSVQVNVANTSPVPSGKKLDNLPPIPGSSVPKSSAKGNSFNELEEWANILSDLKANRRMMLLSYLTSTKAVAADESTVLVVFPPDVVSLKNIVSKAEHIDVLENALERRLGRHVRVKVVDEESLESMVQKEPSPLKNSEESQLVKLTREISDRLNVPLDIIDE; this is encoded by the coding sequence ATGTCCTATACGGCACTCTATAGAAAGTGGAGGCCTCTTGTATTTGAAGATGTCGTTGAGCAGGAGCATGTTGTCAGAACAATTAAAAATACAGTGAAATCCGGGAGGATTGCCCATGCATACCTTTTTTGCGGTACAAGGGGTACAGGCAAGACTACAATGGCGAAAATATTTGCCAGAGCAATCAACTGTATTAATCCCAAAGATGGAAATCCGTGTAATGAATGTGAGGTATGCAGAGGAATTCTGGACGAATCAATTTTGGATGTTGTTGAAATAGATGCCGCCTCGAACAATAGTGTTGATAACGTAAGGGAAATAAGGGACGAAGTTGTCTATGCTCCGTCGCAGGCAAGGTACAAGGTTTATATAATAGACGAGGTTCATATGCTTTCATCTGGAGCATTTAATGCACTGCTGAAAACACTTGAAGAGCCTCCCGGACATGTTGTATTCATATTGGCAACAACAGACCCTCATAAACTGCCTGCAACAATTTTATCAAGGTGTCAACGGTTTGATTTTAAGAAAATAACACCCGCAGGTATCGCTGAACGAGTGAAGCTTATTGCACAGGCGAGCGGTATAAATATAGATGATGACGGTGCATTATTGATTGCAAGGCTGGCGGACGGTGCGTTAAGAGATGCATTGAGTATTCTGGATCAATGTATTGCGGAGGGCAGCACTACTATAACCTATCAGAATGTTCTTGATGCAATAGGGATAGTAAGTGATGATTTTATATCGGAAATAGTGGACAATATAGAGAGTAAGAATGTTGAGGGGCTTGTAGCTAGCGTTGAGATGCTTTCAGCCGAAGGAAGAGATATTCTTAGGTTTGCATCGGATCTTGTACTGTATTTCAGAAATCTTTTGATTTGCAAGCTGAGCAAAAATCCCGAAAACATTTTGGATGTGGGAAAACAATATCTTGATAAAATGATTGCACAGTCAGAGGCATTTACAAAGGAACGGCTGATTGGGATAATAAAGGAGCTGTCTTCCTTTGAAACACAGCTTAAGTATGCATTAAACCAAAGGGTTTTCCTTGAAGTAATGCTTATTTCAATAAGTGTAGGCAGCTACGGACAGAGTGGAAGTGACAATAATCTTTTAGACAGAATAACTAATCTGGAAAGTGCTGTCAGAACAGGAGCAACGGCTTTAGGACCGTCTGTCAAAGACAGAAGTAGTGTGTCGGTTCAAGTTAACGTAGCGAATACTAGCCCCGTTCCATCTGGAAAAAAGCTGGACAACCTGCCCCCGATTCCGGGCAGTTCAGTTCCAAAGTCTTCAGCCAAAGGTAATTCCTTTAATGAACTGGAGGAATGGGCCAATATTTTGTCAGATCTGAAAGCGAACAGGAGGATGATGTTACTGTCATATCTTACATCTACCAAGGCGGTAGCAGCTGATGAGTCAACAGTTCTTGTAGTATTTCCGCCTGATGTTGTTTCTCTGAAAAATATTGTATCAAAGGCGGAGCATATTGATGTACTTGAAAATGCTTTGGAAAGAAGGCTTGGTAGACATGTCCGTGTAAAAGTGGTAGATGAGGAATCTCTTGAAAGCATGGTTCAAAAGGAGCCTTCTCCTTTGAAGAATTCCGAAGAAAGCCAGTTGGTAAAGCTGACAAGGGAAATTTCAGATAGATTGAACGTTCCGCTTGATATAATAGACGAATAG
- a CDS encoding C-GCAxxG-C-C family protein has protein sequence MGASSEKALELFKEGYNCSQAVFGAFSNDIGMELKSALRIASSFGGGMGRLREVCGAVSGMFMVAGILYGYDNPEEMEAKKEHYKLIQELAQRFKDINGTIVCRELLGLGKGPDNPTPESRTESYYTRRPCAEYVKCAADIMEQYICQKKAEAVSD, from the coding sequence ATGGGTGCAAGTTCAGAAAAGGCTTTGGAGCTGTTTAAAGAGGGGTATAATTGTTCGCAGGCTGTCTTCGGGGCTTTTAGCAATGACATTGGTATGGAGCTGAAAAGTGCTTTGAGGATAGCGTCATCCTTTGGTGGTGGAATGGGAAGGCTAAGGGAGGTATGCGGTGCTGTTAGCGGTATGTTCATGGTGGCGGGTATTCTTTACGGTTATGATAACCCGGAGGAAATGGAAGCAAAAAAAGAACACTACAAGCTTATACAGGAACTTGCCCAAAGGTTCAAAGACATCAATGGAACAATTGTGTGCAGGGAACTGCTTGGACTGGGCAAAGGGCCTGACAACCCTACCCCCGAATCAAGAACGGAGAGCTATTATACAAGGCGTCCCTGTGCGGAATATGTAAAGTGTGCCGCAGATATAATGGAACAATACATATGTCAGAAAAAAGCAGAGGCTGTATCAGACTAA
- a CDS encoding YbaB/EbfC family nucleoid-associated protein: MARGGFPGGGFGGNMNNLMKQAQKMQKDMEKAQQDLENKTIEVSVGGGAINIVATGKKEIKEITIKPEVVDPDDVEMLQDLILSAVNEALRKADELANSEMSKITGGLGGLPGMF; the protein is encoded by the coding sequence ATGGCAAGAGGTGGATTCCCGGGAGGCGGTTTCGGCGGAAATATGAATAACCTGATGAAACAGGCCCAGAAAATGCAGAAGGATATGGAAAAGGCACAGCAGGATTTAGAAAACAAGACTATTGAAGTTTCTGTTGGCGGAGGAGCAATAAATATAGTTGCTACAGGTAAAAAGGAGATCAAGGAAATTACTATAAAGCCTGAGGTTGTTGACCCTGATGACGTTGAAATGCTTCAGGATTTGATATTGAGTGCTGTTAATGAGGCCCTGAGAAAGGCTGACGAGCTGGCTAACTCCGAAATGAGCAAAATAACTGGTGGGTTAGGTGGTTTACCAGGAATGTTTTAA
- a CDS encoding NUDIX domain-containing protein, whose product MDKIKDENTNWCQSVGGIVLKGNEVLLVRHTYGAGKGKLIIPGGYVRVNETPQDALSREVFEETTVVAKPTGLVGVRFNLKDWYAVFMMDYVEGTPNSDNKENSEALFMDINEAVKSPDVPDLTKVILKGVIENKDNAFENKPFVSREKHGEYSFYGI is encoded by the coding sequence TTGGACAAAATAAAGGATGAAAATACTAACTGGTGTCAATCCGTAGGAGGAATTGTATTAAAAGGAAATGAAGTGCTCCTGGTTCGTCACACATACGGAGCAGGTAAGGGGAAGCTTATTATTCCCGGCGGATATGTTAGAGTCAATGAAACACCACAGGATGCACTATCCAGAGAGGTTTTTGAGGAAACTACCGTTGTCGCAAAACCAACTGGGTTGGTAGGGGTACGTTTTAATTTAAAAGACTGGTATGCTGTTTTTATGATGGATTATGTTGAAGGAACGCCGAATTCAGATAATAAAGAAAACAGCGAGGCTTTGTTTATGGATATAAACGAGGCTGTAAAATCACCTGATGTACCTGATTTGACAAAAGTAATCCTGAAAGGTGTTATAGAAAACAAGGATAATGCATTTGAAAATAAACCTTTTGTTTCTCGTGAAAAACATGGAGAATATTCATTTTATGGAATTTAA
- a CDS encoding glycoside hydrolase family 9 protein, translating to MRKKFLKTTSFMLIMSLLVSLFVYAPTTVRAETSPRVGGSFYNYGEAMQKSILFYKANRLGDLPDNYVLPYRGDAAMTDGKDVGLDLTGGWADAGDGIKFTHPMSYAAGQLGWAVYEYRDAFEKSGQLDDILDEIKWATDFFIKAHPSPDVLYYMCGYEESDHSVWIPHELLDYKTDRKSFKVDSTTPGSDVAGQTAAALAIASIIFEPTDPEYAETCLTHAKQLFKFGDTYRGKNPLKTLYPSGGYLDDLAWGAIWLYIKTQDATYLEKAKSILPVTVLGGQHTHCWDDVSYGAALKIAQAGRDESYAAMVEKNLDYWMPGTGIKYTPGGLAWLSQWGSLRYATTAAFLAFVWSDDKTIGTASKKQTYHDFAERQINYALGDNPRGGSYEVGFGVDAPEHPHHRTAHGSWTSMLNVPTFHRHILYGALVGGPSSDDSWKDDIKDYTLNEVATDYNAGFVGCLAKMYSMYGGNPLENWPKAEDFRSPQDNLTEYFTRGWIIYEGYGKLKVMFQINNRSAWPATMKDKMSTRYYMDLSEIFEAGGTVDDVQLTLEDSQGAKLIGLKQYKDNIYYFTVDFTGTQIMPAEWEMCEKDATVQIEYKNGVGSNENDWSYQNISGPPDFDAVSFAGMSKYIPVYDNGKLLWGEEPAGKEPEVMYGDINNDGNIDAIDFALLKKILMGDTSGNVNLTAADFNKDGDINAIDYAALKSYLQRG from the coding sequence ATGAGGAAAAAATTCCTTAAAACAACCAGTTTCATGCTAATCATGTCACTGCTGGTGTCATTGTTTGTCTATGCTCCGACAACTGTAAGAGCAGAAACTTCGCCGCGTGTGGGAGGCTCATTTTACAATTATGGCGAAGCCATGCAAAAGTCAATTCTTTTTTATAAGGCAAACCGTCTTGGGGATTTACCAGACAACTACGTTTTGCCCTATAGAGGTGATGCTGCAATGACTGACGGAAAGGATGTAGGTCTTGATCTAACCGGAGGATGGGCAGATGCCGGAGACGGAATAAAATTTACGCACCCTATGTCATACGCCGCAGGACAACTGGGATGGGCTGTTTACGAATATCGTGATGCCTTTGAAAAGTCTGGGCAACTGGACGATATACTTGACGAAATAAAGTGGGCTACAGACTTCTTTATAAAGGCACACCCAAGTCCGGATGTATTGTACTATATGTGCGGCTACGAAGAATCAGACCATTCTGTATGGATACCACATGAGTTATTGGATTATAAAACTGACAGAAAGTCTTTCAAAGTTGATTCTACAACACCGGGTTCAGATGTAGCAGGCCAAACTGCGGCAGCATTGGCTATTGCATCAATTATATTTGAGCCAACAGACCCCGAGTATGCAGAAACCTGTCTTACACATGCAAAGCAGCTGTTTAAGTTTGGTGATACATACAGGGGAAAAAATCCTCTAAAAACCCTGTATCCGTCAGGAGGCTATCTGGATGATCTGGCATGGGGTGCAATATGGCTGTATATTAAAACACAGGATGCAACATATCTTGAAAAGGCAAAGTCAATTCTCCCTGTGACTGTTTTAGGCGGACAGCACACGCACTGCTGGGATGATGTAAGCTATGGTGCAGCCCTAAAAATAGCTCAGGCAGGTCGTGATGAAAGTTACGCTGCAATGGTTGAAAAGAACCTTGATTATTGGATGCCGGGGACAGGAATAAAATACACTCCCGGAGGACTTGCATGGCTTTCACAATGGGGTTCCCTCCGTTATGCAACAACTGCGGCATTTTTAGCATTTGTATGGTCGGATGACAAAACAATAGGAACAGCTTCCAAAAAGCAGACTTACCATGACTTTGCAGAAAGACAGATAAACTATGCACTTGGAGATAACCCGCGTGGAGGTAGCTATGAAGTAGGTTTCGGAGTAGATGCACCTGAACATCCTCATCATCGAACTGCTCACGGTTCATGGACAAGTATGCTTAACGTCCCGACCTTCCACAGACATATTCTCTATGGAGCATTAGTGGGAGGACCTTCTTCAGACGACAGTTGGAAAGATGATATCAAAGATTATACGCTGAATGAAGTAGCTACCGACTATAATGCGGGTTTTGTAGGCTGTCTGGCTAAGATGTACAGTATGTATGGAGGGAATCCACTGGAAAACTGGCCAAAGGCTGAGGATTTCAGATCACCTCAGGATAATCTGACGGAGTATTTCACAAGAGGCTGGATAATTTATGAGGGCTACGGCAAGCTGAAAGTTATGTTCCAGATTAATAACCGCTCAGCTTGGCCTGCAACAATGAAGGATAAAATGTCTACCCGATACTATATGGATTTATCAGAAATATTTGAAGCAGGGGGAACGGTAGATGACGTGCAATTAACCCTTGAGGATAGTCAGGGGGCAAAGCTTATAGGACTCAAGCAGTACAAGGATAATATATATTACTTTACAGTTGATTTTACGGGTACACAGATAATGCCGGCAGAGTGGGAAATGTGTGAAAAGGATGCAACTGTACAGATTGAATACAAAAATGGCGTAGGTTCCAATGAAAATGACTGGTCATACCAGAACATAAGCGGCCCGCCGGACTTTGATGCAGTATCCTTTGCAGGAATGTCCAAATACATACCTGTATACGACAACGGTAAGCTTCTTTGGGGAGAGGAACCAGCTGGGAAGGAACCGGAAGTCATGTATGGCGATATAAATAATGACGGAAATATTGATGCGATAGATTTTGCACTGCTCAAAAAAATACTTATGGGCGACACATCAGGCAATGTCAATTTGACTGCCGCCGATTTTAACAAGGACGGAGATATAAATGCTATTGACTATGCGGCGTTAAAGAGCTATTTGCAACGTGGATAA